One genomic window of Polyangium aurulentum includes the following:
- a CDS encoding beta-galactosidase, giving the protein MSSVRDDKGMPEGRGRGVRLVPGGLEIGGEIVPLRAGAVHYWRLDPEDWRACLEAVKALGLRLLDTYIPWNVHETAPGKLELGAADPQRDVARFLRIAHEVGLYVIARPGPHINAELTYFGIPERIVWDPACQARSPEGNPVMLPMLPLAFPVPSYASDAFHDEVARYFQLLSPALAPLLYPDGPIVMLQIDNEGALYFRDGAYDQDYHPDAIRLYRAFLREKYGTIDALRAAYEHGKDDSDAPGSAGIRSEETRFASVEPPRKLDVERPTDLARHMDWCELHEHLLTTAFQRFGQALAAAGLSGLPTSHNLPPGQDATPLNAARVTKVIDLVGLDYYDKAGPLSRAVIARRTTELSARCEALGLPAFACEMGAGFPPFFPPLDERDSAFTVLAALAYGLRGFNIYMAVERDRWIGAPIDQHGRARPFATFWRKLCGALDRVGFHDLVRKTPVRIVIPRSERRLARVMHAFGPLPGMAFSISGAGARERCVEDDLGLGHPLAVDADSFARAFEEALEARGVPFAVVGGEDRDIALDGAKWLVCATSGGLKPELFERLVRAKEGGARITLGPRAPLFDGAFRALEPPHDLARLGDDPHLGPVIDDVPAAADAAVSRAIEALALPTYASDPEGVFVTVHEDAQGVPRVLFVLNPGDRDIVARVSAGHERARATDVLDDTTFESQSGTLEIRMKPRTVRMLAIGG; this is encoded by the coding sequence GTGTCCAGCGTGCGTGACGACAAGGGGATGCCCGAGGGGCGAGGCCGCGGCGTTCGGCTCGTCCCTGGCGGGCTCGAGATCGGCGGCGAGATCGTCCCCTTGCGGGCCGGAGCCGTGCACTACTGGCGGCTCGATCCCGAGGACTGGCGCGCCTGCCTCGAGGCCGTCAAGGCGCTCGGCCTGCGCCTGCTCGACACGTACATCCCCTGGAACGTGCACGAGACGGCGCCCGGCAAGCTCGAGCTCGGCGCGGCCGATCCGCAGCGCGACGTCGCTCGCTTCTTGCGCATCGCGCACGAGGTCGGCCTGTACGTCATCGCGCGGCCCGGGCCGCACATCAACGCCGAGCTCACCTACTTCGGCATCCCCGAGCGCATCGTCTGGGATCCGGCGTGCCAGGCGCGCTCCCCCGAGGGCAACCCGGTGATGCTGCCGATGCTGCCCCTCGCGTTCCCCGTGCCGAGCTACGCGAGCGACGCGTTCCACGACGAGGTCGCGCGCTACTTCCAGCTCCTGTCGCCCGCGCTCGCGCCGCTGCTCTACCCCGACGGGCCGATCGTGATGCTGCAGATCGACAACGAGGGCGCGCTCTACTTCCGCGACGGCGCCTACGACCAGGACTACCACCCCGACGCGATCCGGCTCTACCGCGCATTTTTACGCGAGAAGTACGGCACCATCGACGCGCTGCGCGCAGCCTACGAGCACGGCAAAGACGACAGCGACGCGCCGGGCAGCGCGGGCATCCGGAGCGAGGAGACGCGCTTTGCGTCCGTCGAGCCGCCGCGCAAGCTCGACGTCGAGAGGCCCACGGATCTGGCGCGCCACATGGACTGGTGCGAGCTGCACGAGCACCTGCTCACCACGGCCTTCCAGCGCTTCGGACAGGCGCTCGCCGCGGCGGGTCTGTCGGGGCTGCCCACCTCGCACAACCTGCCGCCGGGCCAGGACGCGACCCCGCTCAACGCCGCGCGCGTGACCAAGGTCATCGATCTGGTCGGGCTCGACTACTACGACAAGGCCGGCCCGCTGAGCCGCGCGGTCATCGCGCGCCGCACGACCGAGCTGTCCGCGCGCTGCGAGGCGCTCGGCCTGCCGGCGTTCGCATGCGAGATGGGCGCGGGTTTTCCGCCCTTCTTCCCGCCGCTCGACGAGCGTGACAGCGCCTTCACGGTGCTCGCGGCGCTCGCTTACGGCCTGCGCGGCTTCAACATCTACATGGCCGTCGAGCGCGATCGCTGGATCGGCGCGCCGATCGATCAGCACGGCCGCGCGCGTCCCTTCGCGACCTTCTGGCGCAAGCTCTGCGGCGCGCTCGATCGCGTGGGCTTCCACGATCTCGTGCGCAAGACGCCGGTGCGCATCGTCATCCCGCGCAGCGAGCGCCGCCTCGCCCGCGTGATGCACGCGTTCGGCCCGTTGCCCGGCATGGCCTTCTCGATCTCCGGCGCCGGCGCGCGCGAGCGCTGCGTCGAGGACGACCTCGGCCTCGGTCATCCGCTCGCCGTCGACGCCGACTCCTTCGCGCGTGCGTTCGAGGAGGCGCTCGAGGCGCGCGGCGTGCCCTTCGCGGTCGTCGGCGGCGAGGACCGCGACATCGCACTCGACGGCGCCAAGTGGCTCGTGTGCGCGACCTCGGGCGGCCTCAAGCCCGAGCTGTTCGAGCGGCTCGTGCGGGCCAAGGAGGGCGGCGCGCGCATCACCCTGGGCCCGCGCGCGCCCCTCTTCGACGGCGCCTTCCGCGCGCTCGAGCCCCCTCACGACCTCGCTCGTCTCGGCGACGATCCGCACCTCGGGCCGGTGATCGACGACGTCCCCGCCGCCGCCGACGCGGCCGTCTCGCGCGCCATCGAGGCGCTCGCGCTGCCCACCTACGCAAGCGATCCCGAGGGCGTGTTCGTCACCGTCCACGAGGACGCCCAGGGCGTGCCGCGCGTGCTCTTCGTGTTGAACCCGGGCGATCGCGACATCGTCGCGCGCGTGAGCGCGGGCCACGAGCGCGCGCGGGCCACCGACGTGCTCGATGACACGACATTCGAGTCGCAGTCCGGCACACTCGAGATCCGCATGAAGCCGCGCACCGTGCGGATGCTGGCGATCGGCGGCTAG
- a CDS encoding complex I subunit 4 family protein has translation MSCAKILRTLLLAAAVLFVLSPEARAHEGAHEHGRIELQSATGTPIVELSPSPEGFTGAFVIRNVGVGPLDVSRVAVRTSPTDPRTPPGITVELEGGRPSMRIPPGEARRASITWRTLGARAREVYGQVLVESDAVSLRDDEPMRPAALGIHAERSQGLGPLGRHSLSVLLVLPLVGALLALLARLARRNDPRWLGASTVITHGANLALAAWLCTRFDRLFSRADGNDGLQFIERATLLPSVGVELFLGVDGLSIALLASASLVAFVAALASLSVRDRLPAHHGLFGLVVTGALGVLVSHDLFLLQAFWLLAGVSASLLAGLRGGEARRRASIKLLVASLASSALLLAASVWLWKNADPTYLASGQAVVRSSAIPELARVAWVGKGAQIFGWNAVKVLWVALFAAFALRLSVVPFHGALLDAHAEAEAPASALFTGILVGLGVYGVLRLDVGVLPEGTQWAAVAVASFGVANLVFGAFCAMAQQDLKRFVAWISIAQMGLPLLAIGAMTPQSIQASLAQTAVHGAIAALLALLAGALETRAHTRDIGRFGGLATEMPRFSFLFALALLASLGLPGLAGFWGPLLALLGAFPRHRALTVAAGAGMVVLAAGHLWALGHVIFGKVREEWRASKYLEPFGGKFPEMHGRELAAALPVAIALIILGLFPRPLLGLVDKASLELHRLVDRPGPSQIAASPEPAAPNREQA, from the coding sequence GTGAGCTGCGCCAAGATCCTCCGCACCCTGCTCCTCGCTGCGGCCGTCCTCTTCGTCCTCTCGCCCGAGGCCCGCGCGCACGAGGGCGCGCACGAGCACGGACGCATCGAGCTCCAGAGCGCGACCGGCACGCCGATCGTCGAGCTGTCGCCGAGCCCGGAGGGCTTCACGGGCGCCTTCGTGATTCGCAACGTCGGCGTCGGTCCGCTCGACGTCTCCCGCGTCGCCGTGCGCACCTCGCCCACTGATCCGCGCACGCCGCCCGGCATCACCGTCGAGCTCGAGGGTGGCCGACCGAGCATGCGGATCCCGCCCGGTGAAGCGCGCCGCGCGAGCATCACCTGGCGCACCCTCGGCGCGCGCGCGCGCGAGGTCTACGGCCAGGTCCTCGTCGAGTCCGACGCCGTCTCGCTCCGCGACGACGAGCCCATGCGCCCCGCCGCGCTCGGCATCCACGCCGAGCGCTCCCAGGGCCTCGGCCCGCTCGGCAGGCACAGCCTCTCGGTGCTGCTCGTCCTGCCGCTCGTGGGCGCGCTCCTCGCCCTGCTTGCGCGCCTCGCACGCCGCAACGATCCGCGCTGGCTCGGCGCCTCGACCGTGATCACGCACGGCGCGAACCTCGCTCTCGCGGCCTGGCTCTGCACGCGCTTCGACCGGCTCTTCTCGCGCGCCGATGGCAACGACGGCCTGCAGTTCATCGAGCGCGCGACGCTCCTGCCCTCGGTCGGCGTCGAGCTGTTTCTCGGCGTCGATGGCCTGTCGATCGCGCTCCTTGCATCGGCCTCGCTCGTCGCCTTCGTCGCCGCCCTCGCGAGCCTGTCCGTGCGCGACCGCCTGCCGGCGCATCACGGACTCTTCGGTCTCGTCGTCACGGGCGCGCTCGGCGTGCTCGTCTCGCACGACCTGTTCCTCTTGCAGGCGTTCTGGCTTCTCGCAGGCGTCTCGGCTTCGCTCCTCGCTGGCCTGCGCGGAGGTGAGGCGCGGCGGCGCGCGTCGATCAAGCTCCTCGTCGCGTCGCTCGCGAGCAGCGCGCTCCTGCTCGCCGCGTCCGTGTGGCTGTGGAAGAACGCCGACCCGACGTACCTCGCGAGCGGCCAGGCCGTCGTGCGCTCCTCGGCGATCCCCGAGCTTGCCCGCGTCGCGTGGGTCGGAAAGGGCGCCCAGATCTTCGGCTGGAACGCGGTGAAGGTCCTCTGGGTGGCGCTCTTCGCCGCCTTCGCCTTGCGCCTCTCGGTCGTGCCCTTTCACGGCGCGCTGCTCGATGCGCACGCAGAAGCCGAGGCTCCGGCGAGCGCGCTGTTCACAGGCATCCTCGTCGGACTCGGCGTCTACGGTGTGCTGCGCCTCGACGTCGGCGTGCTCCCCGAAGGCACGCAGTGGGCCGCGGTGGCCGTGGCCTCGTTTGGCGTGGCAAACCTCGTCTTCGGCGCGTTCTGCGCGATGGCGCAGCAGGACCTGAAGCGCTTCGTCGCGTGGATCTCCATCGCGCAGATGGGCCTGCCCCTGCTCGCGATCGGCGCGATGACGCCGCAAAGCATCCAGGCGAGCCTCGCGCAGACGGCCGTGCACGGCGCCATCGCGGCCCTGCTGGCCTTGCTCGCCGGCGCGCTCGAGACGCGCGCCCACACCCGCGACATCGGGCGCTTCGGAGGGCTCGCGACCGAGATGCCACGCTTTTCGTTCCTCTTCGCCCTCGCGCTCCTCGCGTCGCTCGGCCTGCCTGGGCTCGCCGGCTTCTGGGGCCCGCTGCTCGCGCTGCTCGGCGCTTTCCCGCGCCACCGCGCGCTCACCGTCGCAGCGGGCGCGGGCATGGTCGTCCTCGCCGCCGGGCACCTCTGGGCGCTCGGGCACGTGATCTTCGGCAAGGTGCGCGAGGAGTGGCGCGCCAGCAAATACCTCGAGCCCTTCGGCGGCAAGTTCCCCGAGATGCACGGCCGCGAGCTCGCCGCCGCCCTGCCCGTCGCGATCGCGCTGATCATCCTGGGCCTCTTCCCGCGCCCGCTCCTCGGCCTCGTCGACAAGGCGAGCCTCGAGCTGCACCGCCTCGTCGATCGTCCCGGCCCTTCGCAGATCGCAGCCTCGCCCGAGCCCGCCGCGCCGAACCGCGAGCAGGCGTGA
- a CDS encoding proton-conducting transporter membrane subunit, which translates to MSELAGQLTHVDAPLTPLGLIPLALLLGAAASALLVPKRPGARRALATSASVGSTLLALVLAIANVARLVSLTPERRYLHDVGWSFLRIGSLDASLAFSLDSLSALLVVTALVTGALVQAHAARVLSDDAAYARLAASSSLLLGALSLLLLGDNFVVALFGWEGAALATYLLIGARYQDPARVSAGTRAFVLGRAGDVGIFAGVALLFWGMGGAWLDEGRYLSDYRPRFVAVHGEGRLPVEEEEDEEEREEARERAARDPSAIARRAARRGQLTFTSFPGARVYLGVADLAQLAQSPPAFGTAPFVRKEIPAGVHAIVIVPGDGATVGGDGNEAAMVEHVVVDEGEEVVIVPLGPTISFREITDQLTLRDAGGRPILKDALLAKEGWGAMGLVTLACLLLFAGIAAKGAQLPLFAWLPEAASAAPAPAAALVHLGTVVASVYFLARLDALFSMSPTARAVVCIAGAVGAVLASLLGALQRDLGKAIACVAMSGIGLGFVVASAGAAGAAAVHAGAVAVASSALFLVVSSVAAGLRAAGIDEDDARDLRLLRGIGRVLPGAAQGFQLAALAVVATESLVLASAAAKGGASVIVLAACLVAAVLVAFILFRCEALAFAGAPSRKEISKKVKEPSGVLARIPTVLALGALALAIVLGMSGDVSEGWLFAALALGGAIFVRGLARRRYGEKRAATWIEDEEKIPGAKLVRGEGGRRISEGLVEGATAIARGAAWLADRLDDLLLDGPARLLARKPAAPPSPPEASS; encoded by the coding sequence ATGTCCGAGCTCGCAGGCCAGCTCACCCACGTTGATGCGCCGCTCACGCCACTCGGCCTGATCCCCCTCGCGCTCCTCCTCGGCGCTGCAGCGTCCGCGCTCCTCGTCCCCAAGCGACCGGGCGCACGCCGCGCGCTCGCCACGAGCGCCTCCGTCGGCTCGACGCTGCTCGCGCTCGTTCTCGCCATCGCGAACGTCGCGCGGCTCGTATCGCTCACGCCGGAGCGCCGCTACCTGCACGACGTCGGCTGGAGCTTCTTGCGCATCGGCTCGCTCGACGCGTCGCTCGCGTTCAGCCTCGACTCGCTCTCGGCGCTCCTCGTCGTCACGGCCCTCGTCACTGGCGCGCTCGTGCAAGCGCACGCGGCGCGCGTCCTCTCCGACGACGCGGCCTACGCGCGCCTCGCTGCCTCCTCGAGCCTCCTTCTCGGAGCGCTCTCGCTGCTCCTGCTCGGCGACAACTTCGTGGTCGCGCTCTTTGGCTGGGAGGGCGCGGCTCTCGCGACCTATTTGCTCATCGGCGCTCGCTACCAGGATCCGGCGCGCGTCTCCGCCGGCACGCGCGCGTTCGTCCTCGGTCGCGCGGGGGATGTCGGTATTTTCGCGGGGGTCGCGCTGCTCTTCTGGGGCATGGGCGGCGCGTGGCTCGACGAGGGGCGTTACCTCTCGGATTACCGCCCGCGCTTCGTCGCAGTCCACGGCGAGGGCAGGCTCCCCGTAGAGGAGGAAGAGGACGAAGAGGAGCGCGAGGAGGCCCGCGAGCGCGCGGCGAGGGATCCGAGCGCCATCGCGAGGCGCGCCGCTCGAAGAGGACAGCTCACGTTCACGAGCTTCCCGGGAGCGCGTGTCTATCTCGGCGTCGCTGACCTCGCCCAGCTCGCGCAGAGCCCGCCCGCGTTCGGCACCGCGCCCTTCGTTCGCAAGGAGATCCCGGCCGGTGTGCATGCGATCGTCATCGTCCCCGGCGACGGCGCCACCGTTGGCGGCGACGGCAACGAGGCCGCCATGGTCGAGCATGTCGTGGTCGACGAAGGCGAGGAGGTCGTCATCGTCCCGCTCGGCCCCACGATCTCGTTTCGCGAGATCACCGACCAGCTCACCCTGCGCGACGCAGGCGGAAGGCCGATCCTCAAAGACGCGCTGCTCGCCAAGGAAGGCTGGGGCGCGATGGGGCTCGTGACGCTCGCGTGCCTGCTCCTCTTTGCGGGCATCGCGGCCAAGGGCGCGCAGCTTCCGCTCTTTGCCTGGCTGCCCGAGGCTGCCTCCGCCGCGCCCGCGCCTGCTGCGGCGCTCGTTCATCTGGGGACCGTCGTCGCGAGCGTCTACTTCCTCGCCCGCCTCGATGCGCTCTTCTCCATGAGCCCGACCGCGCGGGCCGTGGTGTGCATCGCGGGCGCGGTCGGCGCCGTGCTCGCATCGTTGCTCGGCGCGCTTCAGCGTGATCTGGGCAAGGCGATCGCGTGCGTCGCGATGAGCGGGATCGGTCTTGGGTTCGTCGTCGCGAGCGCTGGCGCTGCGGGCGCGGCGGCGGTGCATGCGGGCGCGGTGGCCGTCGCCTCGAGCGCGCTCTTCCTCGTGGTGAGCAGCGTCGCGGCTGGCCTGCGCGCGGCCGGGATCGATGAGGACGACGCGCGTGATCTGCGCCTTCTTCGCGGCATCGGTCGCGTGCTGCCCGGCGCTGCGCAAGGGTTCCAGCTCGCCGCGCTGGCCGTCGTCGCCACCGAGAGCCTGGTCCTCGCATCGGCTGCTGCGAAGGGCGGCGCATCGGTGATCGTCCTCGCGGCGTGCCTGGTGGCTGCGGTGCTCGTCGCGTTCATCCTGTTCCGTTGCGAGGCGCTCGCGTTCGCAGGCGCTCCGAGCCGCAAGGAGATCAGCAAGAAGGTCAAGGAGCCCTCCGGCGTCCTCGCACGCATCCCCACGGTCCTCGCGCTCGGCGCGCTCGCGCTCGCCATCGTGCTCGGTATGTCGGGCGATGTCTCCGAGGGGTGGCTCTTCGCGGCGCTCGCGCTTGGCGGCGCGATCTTCGTCCGTGGGCTCGCGCGGCGTCGTTACGGCGAGAAACGCGCCGCGACATGGATCGAAGACGAGGAGAAGATCCCGGGCGCGAAGCTCGTACGAGGGGAGGGCGGCCGTCGCATCTCCGAAGGCCTCGTCGAGGGCGCCACCGCGATCGCGCGCGGCGCTGCCTGGCTCGCCGATCGTCTCGACGACCTCTTGCTCGATGGCCCGGCGCGCCTCCTCGCACGCAAGCCCGCTGCGCCCCCCTCGCCGCCGGAGGCTTCGTCGTGA
- a CDS encoding DUF3634 family protein yields MPSWLLVGAAAFVLFALWMLARGNELFHVSARDGRVLLVRGRIPPSLLTGFGEIVQRAGVRRATIRAVKEGGGARLVASGVDENTAQRLRNAFGVHPIQRLRTAPFAGDRNLGQVLGFAWLAWLLAGPGGRRDA; encoded by the coding sequence ATGCCCTCCTGGCTCCTCGTCGGCGCCGCAGCGTTCGTCCTGTTCGCGCTGTGGATGCTCGCGCGCGGAAACGAGCTGTTTCACGTCTCGGCGCGCGACGGTCGCGTGCTGCTGGTCCGCGGCCGCATTCCGCCGTCGCTGCTCACGGGGTTCGGCGAGATCGTGCAGCGCGCGGGTGTCCGGCGCGCGACCATCCGCGCCGTCAAGGAGGGCGGGGGCGCGCGCCTCGTGGCGAGCGGCGTCGACGAGAACACGGCGCAAAGGCTCCGCAACGCGTTCGGCGTGCACCCGATCCAGCGCCTGCGCACGGCGCCTTTTGCGGGCGATCGCAACCTTGGTCAGGTCCTCGGCTTCGCCTGGCTTGCCTGGCTGCTCGCGGGGCCGGGCGGCCGGCGTGATGCATGA
- a CDS encoding vWA domain-containing protein, translated as MKRFALIGFPALSLATLATVAACSSMDSGALSSYNSGGSGDWGTGGGNSSGGVGQEPPSEYLPAAPTDGDAGADAAPFACDGLDQDSPVTLYLSADDSNSMGSPVYVRELLRQGGVPWPESIRTYEFLNYYRIQYPAPPAGQLSILPQLEQSPIAGEMNMQLGIRSFDAVKPRRPITVTLVLDTSGSMAGPAMEREIATVKAIAQSLAAGDIVNAVTWNTENNVLLAGHKVQGPSDPGLLDLAASLSASGGTDLSSGLAKGYELANQNFGADRMNRVILISDGGANVGITDADLIGEQSEKADKEAIYLVGVGTGPAGNYSDALMNIVTDRGRGAYVYLDSVEEAQRMFVDRFDETMEIAARGVQIELTLPWYMRMHRFHGEEYSTDSKEIEPQHLAPGDAMIFNQVIKACDASIVNPDDPITVVARWKTPLTYVAQETKVTMTLGEMLAAGKEQLQKGKAIVAVAEAFKVGSAEALKSAHDELSKVDPSGTDPELSELAELVTKHPSYQAP; from the coding sequence ATGAAACGTTTTGCTTTGATTGGTTTTCCTGCGCTCTCTCTCGCCACCCTCGCGACCGTCGCCGCGTGCTCGTCCATGGACTCGGGCGCCCTGAGCTCTTATAACAGCGGGGGCAGCGGCGACTGGGGGACCGGGGGCGGCAACAGCTCGGGTGGCGTGGGGCAGGAGCCTCCGTCGGAGTATCTACCCGCAGCGCCGACGGACGGAGATGCCGGCGCGGACGCGGCACCTTTTGCGTGTGACGGGCTGGACCAGGACAGCCCTGTCACGCTCTACCTCTCGGCCGACGATTCGAACTCGATGGGCTCGCCGGTCTACGTGCGCGAGCTGCTCCGCCAGGGAGGGGTGCCCTGGCCCGAGTCGATTCGCACGTACGAGTTCCTCAACTACTACCGGATCCAGTACCCGGCTCCGCCGGCCGGGCAGCTCTCGATCCTGCCGCAGCTCGAGCAGAGCCCCATTGCGGGCGAGATGAACATGCAGCTCGGCATTCGCTCGTTCGACGCGGTGAAGCCGAGGCGCCCGATCACGGTGACCCTCGTCCTCGACACCTCGGGGTCGATGGCTGGGCCCGCAATGGAGCGCGAGATCGCCACCGTCAAGGCAATCGCGCAGAGCCTCGCCGCGGGCGACATCGTCAATGCGGTCACGTGGAACACGGAAAACAACGTGCTGCTCGCGGGCCACAAGGTGCAGGGCCCGAGCGATCCCGGGCTGCTCGATCTCGCCGCGTCCCTGTCGGCGAGCGGCGGGACCGACCTCTCGAGCGGGCTCGCCAAGGGCTACGAGCTCGCGAACCAGAACTTTGGCGCAGACCGCATGAATCGCGTGATCCTCATCAGCGACGGCGGCGCGAACGTTGGCATCACCGACGCGGACCTCATCGGCGAGCAATCGGAGAAGGCCGACAAGGAGGCCATTTACCTCGTCGGCGTCGGCACCGGGCCGGCCGGGAATTACAGCGACGCGCTGATGAACATCGTCACGGACAGAGGGCGCGGCGCGTACGTCTACCTCGATTCGGTCGAGGAGGCGCAGCGGATGTTCGTCGACCGATTCGACGAGACGATGGAGATCGCCGCGCGCGGCGTGCAGATCGAGCTGACCTTGCCCTGGTACATGCGCATGCACCGCTTCCACGGCGAGGAGTATTCGACGGACTCGAAGGAGATCGAGCCGCAGCACCTCGCCCCGGGCGACGCGATGATCTTCAATCAGGTGATCAAGGCGTGCGACGCGTCGATCGTCAATCCGGACGACCCGATCACCGTGGTTGCGCGCTGGAAGACGCCGCTCACCTACGTCGCGCAGGAGACGAAGGTGACGATGACGCTCGGCGAGATGCTCGCGGCGGGCAAGGAGCAGCTCCAGAAGGGCAAGGCCATCGTGGCCGTCGCCGAGGCGTTCAAGGTCGGGTCAGCCGAGGCATTGAAATCGGCGCACGACGAGCTCTCGAAGGTCGACCCCTCGGGGACGGACCCCGAGCTTTCCGAGCTCGCGGAGCTGGTCACCAAGCATCCGTCCTACCAGGCCCCCTGA
- a CDS encoding PAS domain-containing protein translates to MTTPADGSLPTTCLALAFELSPAPMAIFTPEGALLSANPAWTALTGHAAADLQGDGWQTAVHEADRAAWAEALARTASEGARVEHELRLLDTRGGARAFRWTMARDAGTGAICIAGHDLEGERAVRRERIIRDVLDTSDINVWAMDADGTVTVHIGGGVRRIGLEPGQILGQNIFALYGDSPIITHIRMALAGERVHIPHDEVFGNVYESLTVPVRGPNGAVEGVAGVNVIITDLWNARRALEEQLLLVREQQRTIEQISTPIIEVWQGAVAMPLLGAFSGARAARAMEALLETIVDKQVSFAILDLTGVDTVDAETADALARIVQAVALLGAEALLVGLSPNVARTVVGLGLSLDKARTLRNLEEGLRYAMARR, encoded by the coding sequence GTGACGACCCCCGCTGATGGCTCCTTGCCGACGACGTGTCTCGCGCTCGCATTCGAGCTGAGCCCTGCGCCGATGGCCATTTTCACGCCCGAAGGCGCGCTCCTCTCCGCGAATCCCGCCTGGACCGCGCTCACCGGCCACGCCGCCGCCGATCTGCAAGGCGACGGATGGCAAACCGCTGTGCACGAGGCCGACCGGGCGGCGTGGGCGGAGGCGCTCGCGCGGACAGCGAGCGAGGGAGCGCGTGTCGAGCACGAGCTGCGGCTCCTCGATACCAGGGGCGGCGCGCGCGCGTTTCGCTGGACGATGGCGCGCGACGCCGGGACAGGCGCAATCTGCATTGCAGGGCATGATCTCGAGGGCGAACGCGCCGTCCGCCGCGAGCGCATCATCCGCGACGTGCTGGATACCTCGGACATCAACGTGTGGGCCATGGATGCCGACGGCACCGTCACGGTGCACATCGGCGGCGGGGTGCGGCGCATCGGCCTCGAGCCCGGGCAGATCCTCGGACAGAACATTTTCGCTCTCTATGGCGACTCCCCGATCATCACGCACATTCGCATGGCGCTCGCGGGCGAGCGGGTGCACATCCCCCACGACGAGGTGTTCGGGAACGTCTACGAGTCCCTCACCGTCCCTGTGCGCGGACCGAACGGGGCCGTCGAGGGCGTGGCGGGCGTGAATGTCATCATCACCGATCTCTGGAACGCACGGCGCGCGCTGGAAGAGCAGCTCCTGCTCGTGCGGGAGCAGCAACGCACGATAGAGCAGATCTCCACGCCGATCATCGAGGTGTGGCAGGGGGCGGTGGCGATGCCTCTGCTCGGCGCATTCAGCGGGGCGCGGGCGGCACGCGCAATGGAGGCGCTGCTCGAGACCATCGTGGACAAACAGGTGAGCTTCGCGATCCTCGACCTGACCGGCGTGGACACGGTGGATGCCGAGACCGCGGACGCGCTCGCGCGGATCGTGCAAGCCGTCGCGCTGCTCGGAGCCGAGGCGCTGCTCGTGGGGCTATCGCCGAACGTGGCCCGGACGGTGGTGGGGCTCGGTCTATCGCTGGACAAGGCGCGCACGCTGCGCAACCTGGAAGAGGGGCTGCGCTATGCAATGGCGCGGCGCTGA
- a CDS encoding AI-2E family transporter, whose translation MERDRWLALVLRTTLLVLFVWMVRSLLVPIALGALLALLLSPLQARVAPRLGKAEKFSPILFTAASLVLVVIPFVFVAIEAVQSIVEFVSRDWGPTLAKIQGFLTDGIDIRGRSIHIGGDQLQQVVQNVGQRAASYVAGFAGGLATSVPNFIVGLFLFSVALYYGLRDGGALGRWLFRLSPFPTQQTRELFASVRETVNGAILGLVVTALIQGGMVVLALSIFGVPNAFLLGVLATLLAFIPLLGTTPITIGASIYLFAGGRIGAGIGMLITAVIIGVSDNVIRPWVQSSRTSMHPLIALLAIFGGIEFFGAAGVFLGPVIAAMAIWTIDTYAKLHPPRREITPPALAPKAAAPVAEEVLPPAPASGPRERDGTEPTPPQGKVG comes from the coding sequence ATGGAACGGGACCGTTGGCTCGCGTTAGTGCTGAGGACGACGCTCCTCGTTCTGTTCGTCTGGATGGTCCGCAGCCTCCTCGTTCCGATCGCCCTGGGCGCACTGCTCGCCCTGCTCTTGAGCCCCTTGCAAGCGCGCGTCGCGCCTCGCCTCGGCAAGGCAGAGAAGTTCTCGCCGATCCTCTTCACGGCGGCGTCGCTGGTCCTCGTCGTCATTCCGTTCGTCTTCGTGGCCATCGAGGCCGTGCAGTCGATCGTCGAGTTCGTCTCGCGTGATTGGGGTCCGACGCTCGCGAAGATTCAGGGGTTCCTGACGGACGGCATCGATATCCGCGGCCGGAGCATCCACATCGGCGGCGATCAGCTCCAGCAGGTCGTCCAGAACGTGGGCCAGCGGGCCGCGAGCTACGTGGCCGGGTTCGCGGGCGGATTGGCCACCTCGGTGCCCAATTTCATCGTGGGCCTGTTCCTGTTCAGCGTGGCGCTCTACTACGGCCTGCGCGACGGCGGCGCCCTGGGGCGATGGCTGTTCCGCCTCTCGCCGTTCCCCACGCAGCAGACCCGCGAGCTGTTCGCCTCGGTCCGCGAGACGGTGAACGGGGCGATCCTCGGGCTCGTGGTGACCGCGCTGATCCAGGGCGGCATGGTGGTGCTCGCGCTCAGCATCTTCGGCGTCCCCAATGCGTTCCTCCTCGGCGTGCTCGCGACACTCCTCGCGTTCATCCCGCTGCTCGGGACGACGCCGATCACCATCGGCGCGTCCATTTATCTCTTCGCTGGCGGTCGCATCGGCGCGGGCATTGGCATGCTGATCACGGCCGTCATCATCGGCGTGAGCGACAACGTCATCCGGCCGTGGGTGCAGAGCTCGCGCACGAGCATGCACCCGCTCATCGCGCTGCTCGCCATCTTCGGCGGCATCGAATTCTTCGGTGCGGCGGGCGTCTTCCTCGGGCCCGTCATCGCGGCAATGGCCATCTGGACCATCGACACCTACGCGAAGCTGCACCCGCCGCGCCGGGAGATCACGCCGCCCGCGCTCGCGCCCAAGGCCGCTGCGCCCGTCGCCGAAGAGGTGCTGCCCCCGGCTCCGGCGAGCGGCCCGCGCGAGCGTGACGGGACCGAGCCGACGCCGCCGCAGGGCAAGGTCGGCTGA